The Pseudomonadota bacterium genomic interval GAAGACCGCGGTGCACCCCGCTTGAGCGAGCGCGCAGCGCGAGCCTCGCCCCACGAGACCTCTGCCCCACGATGAGCGAAGACATGGCCTGGAAACCCGGCCCCTCGTCCCCGCGGCCCCGCGGGGATGAGATCCACCTGTGGCGGGCCAGGCAGGACCGCCCGCCGCGGCCCCACGACGAGCTCGCCCGGCACCTTTCGCCAGAAGAGCAGGCCAGGGCCGCGCGCTTTGCGTTCGCGCGCCTCACCGAGCAGTTCATCGTGGCCCACGCGTTCGTGCGCGACGTGCTCGGCGCCTATCTCGGGGTTGCGCCGGTCGAGGTCCCCATCGAGATCGACGCCCAGGGGAAGCCCCACCTGCGGGGCTCCGACCTGCGCTTCAACCTGAGCCATTCGGCCAATCTCGCCGTGCTCGCGGTGGGCACCCGAGAGCTGGGCGTCGACGTGGAGCAGATCCGCGGCGATGTGCTGCGAGAGCGCATCGCCGAGCGCTTCTTCTCAGCGCTCGAGGTACAGGCCCTGAACGCGCTGCCCGCCGAGCAGCAGGCGGCGGGGTTCTTCAGCTGCTGGACCCGCAAGGAGGCCTACCTCAAAGCCCTGGGCACGGGCCTGCGCATCGCCCTCGATCGGTTTGACGTATCGCTTGGCCCCGACGAGCCCGCAAGGCTCATCGCCGATCGCGGGAATGATGACCTGCAAGCCTGGAAGCTCGCAGCCTTCACGCCCGATCGCGCGTTTCGCGGCGCCGTGGTGGCGCGCGGGCATGACTGGAGCCTTCGGGGGTTCGACTGGTCCGGACCCTTGTAGGAATCAGGAGCAAGGCCCCGAACATGGGGGGCCGCGCCCCAGATCGGGCGTGCTCGAGAGCGGGCCGGCGCCCACCGGACGCTCGCCCTGACCCTGCCGGCACGGCCGGCAAAAGACACGGAGAGGCTATCGCAATGGCGCTGAAGACGTCAAAGGAAAACGGCAAGGCGAAAGAGTTCGAGGGGATCGAAGACGACCGCACCACCATGGATGAGCGAGGCCTGCGCCGCGCCTACCTCGACAACCTGCACTACATCCAAGGCAAGGACGAGTTCACCGCCACAGCGCACGACCGCTTCATGGCCCTCGCCTACACGGTGCGCGACCGCCTCATGCACCGCTGGATCGCGGCGCAGCGGGCCTACGCCGACGCAGACGCCAAGCGTGTCTACTATCTCTCGGCCGAGTTCCTGATGGGGCGCTCGACCTACAACAACCTCATCAACCTCGGCATGGCCGACGTGATGCGCGACGCCCTGCGTGATCTGGGCCTCGACCTCACCGATCTGCTCGAAGAAGAGCCCGACGCTGGTCTGGGCAACGGAGGTCTGGGGCGCCTTGCGGCCTGCTTCCTCGACTCGATGGCCACGCTGCAGCTGCCGGGTGGCGGGTACGGAATCCGCTACGAGTTCGGCATCTTCGATCAGGAGATCCGCGACGGCCGACAGGTCGAGCTCCCCGACCAGTGGCTCAAGAACGGCAACCCGTGGGAGATCGTTCGCCCCGAGCGCAGCGTGATGGTGAGCTTCGGCGGCCACACCGAGATGGCAAGCGACGAGAACGGCGGCTTCTCGGTGCAGTGGGTGCCCGCACAGACGGTGGTGGGCGTGGCCTACGACACCCCCATCAGCGGCTTTCAGGTGGCCAACGCCAACACCCTGCGCCTGTGGCGCGCTCGCGCCTTCCAGGAGTTCAACCTCCAGGAGTTCGACCAGGGCGACTACCTCGCCGCAGTCGAGGAGAAAGCCATCTCCGAGAACATCTCGAAGGTGCTCTACCCGAACGACAACTCGGCCCAGGGGCGCCAGCTGCGGCTCAAGCAGCAGTACTTCTTCGTGGCCTGCTCGCTCTCCGACATCATCCGGCGCTACCTCAACGTGCACCAGAACTTCAAGGCCTTCTCCGACAAGATCGCCATCCAGCTCAACGACACGCACCCCTCCATCGCGGTGGCCGAGCTGATGCGCCTCTTCATCGACGTGCACAAGCTGCCGTGGGACGAGGCCTGGCAGATCACGGTGAACACGTTTGGCTACACCAACCACACCCTGCTCGCGGAGGCGCTCGAGACGTGGCCCATCGATCTCTTCGGATCGCTGCTGCCCCGCCACCTCGAGATCATCTACGAGATCAACGCACGCTTCCTCGAACAGGTGAAGAAGCGGTTCCCCGGAGACAACGCCCGCCTGGGGCGCATGTCGCTCATCGCGGAGGGTTCAGAGAAGCGCATTCGCATGGCCCATCTGGCCACCGTCGGCGCGCACTCGGTCAACGGTGTGGCCGCGCTGCACACCGAGCTGCTGCAGCAGAGCGTGCTCCACGACTTCTACGAGATGTGGCCCGAGCGCTTCAACAACAAGACCAACGGCGTGACGCCCCGTCGCTGGCTGCTCGAGTGCAATCCGCGCCTCTCGAAGGAGATCACCACGCGCATCGGCGACCGCTGGCCCGCGCACCTCGACGAGCTCGAGAAGCTGCAGCCGTTCGCCGACAAGCGCCCCTTCCGCGATCGCCTGCGTCAGATCAAGCGCGACAACAAGAAAGACCTGGCGCGCTACATCAAGGACCACCTCGACATCGACATCGACACCAGCTCGATGTTCGACGTCATGGTGAAGCGCCTCCACGAGTACAAGCGCCAGCACCTCAACGTGCTGCACATCATCACCCGCTACCTGCGGCTGAAGCACAACCCGGATCTCGAAGTGGTGCCCCGCACCTTCATCTTTGGCGCAAAGGCCGCGCCGGGCTACTTCATGGCAAAGCTCATCATCAAGCTCATCAACGCCGTGGCCGATGTGGTGAACAACGACCCCGCGGTGAACGGTCGCTACAAGGTCGTGTTCATGCCCAACTACCGCGTGTCGCTGGCCGAGCGCATCTTCCCGGCGGCCGACCTGTCAGAGCAGATCTCGACCGCGGGCAAGGAAGCGTCGGGCACCTCGAACATGAAGTTCGCCATGAACGGCGCGCTCACCATCGGCACCCTCGACGGCGCCAACGTCGAGATCCGCGATGCCGTTGGGCATGAGAACTTCTTCTTGTTCGGCCTGCGCGCCGAAGAGGTGGCGCACCTCAAGTCGTTCGGCTACGATCCGCGCGAGCCGCTTGCCCACAACGACGAGCTGCGCGACGTCATCAACGCCATCTCGACCGGACTGTTCAGCCCCGATGAACCGGACCTGTTCCGCCCTCTGGTCGACGACCTGATCAACCACGACCCCTACATGGTCCTGTGGGATTACGCCTCGTACATCCGCTGCCAGGAAGAGGTCGACGCCGTGTTCCGCAGCCCGGACGAATGGGCGCGCCGCGCGGCCATCAACGTCGCGCGAATGGGACGCTTCTCATCTGACCGCGCCATTCAGCAGTACGCCGACGATATCTGGAAGATCAACCCCGTGAACGTGAAGCTCAACGGCAGTAACGTCTGACGCGTACGTCCCCGAAAGCCCCGAGAAAAAGAAGAGGAGGACGCTCAGACGTCCTCCTCTTCTCTCTTGCGCGATGCGCGGACGGTCTGCCGCCTACTGTGCCGCAGGGGCCTGCTGACCGCTGGCGGCGGGACGCGGACGCGGTGGGGGAGCCGCCGCAGCCTGTGGAGCAGGCGCGGCCTCCGTGCGGGCGGCTTCCCGGGGCGCCAGGATCATGTGCATGAAGCGACCTTCCATGCGCGGAGCGCGCTCCTGCACGGCAAACCCCGCCAGCTCTTGAAAGAGACGCTCGAGCAGCCCCATGGCCAGCTCAGGATGGGCCATCTCACGGCCTCGGAAGCGGATGGTGACCTTCACCTTGTCACCGTCTTCAAGCAGGCGCCGCGCCATTCGGTACTTCACCTGGAAGTCGTGCTCGTCGATCTTGGGCCGCATGGTCACTTCGCGAAGCTCGACCAGCTTGCGCTTGGCTTTGGCCTCGCGGTCTTTCTTGGACTGCTCGTACTTGAAGCGGCCGTAATCCATCATGCGGCAAACGGGAGGATCTGCGGTGGGGGAGATCTCGACCAGGTCTTTCTCTCGTTCATCTGCCAGCCGCTGCGCCTCGCGCAGGGAAAGTACTCCCAGCTGCTGCCCCTGGTCGTCGATCACGCGCACGTCGCGCGCGCGAATCTCCTGGTTGACCCTCAGTTTCTTCGAAATGGAACTCCACCTCCGTTGAGATTTCGATATCGCTCAGCCCGCGTGAGTCGTGACACTTCGCGCCCTCACCGACGCTGAACGGCGACACCAACCTTCATTATACCCGATGATCGGCTCCGGCGGAACATGCGCGGAACAGGTCAAGATGGGAGGGATTTGTTCACAGGCAGACAGATTCCTTCGAGACGCGCACCGCAGAGGAGAATCGGCGCAGGCCGGCAAGGCACGCGGGTGGAGGAGGAAGACGGGCCGGCGCGAGAACATGACAGACATGCGCTGCTACGACAACCCGCTGCACATCTCTGCGCTGACGCGAGGATGGGCCACATGGTGATCGCACTCGTGCATGGCCTCATCATCGCCCTGTTCCTCGGACTGGGCGCGCGGTGGCCGCGCTCGGGCGGTCGTGGGCTGACGGCCGACACGCTGCTGAACCTGGCGAACGGCGCGCTGCTGTTCGGCCTGAGAACGCTCTTCGTGACCTGGGCCGCGATGTCGATAGACCTTCCGCGCTGCGATCTCTCGAGCGTGAAGGGCTTTGGTCCACAGCTGCTCGTGGTGTTCCTCATCTCCGACTTCACCCGCTACTGGGTGCACTACCTGCATCACCGCATCCCTCTGCTCTGGCGGTTCCACGCGGTTCATCACAGCACGTCTCGGCTCGACGCCACAGCCGGGCTGCGCATGCACCTGGTCGACTTCGTGCAGCTGTCGCTCATCCCGGTGGTGCTCTTCGGCGTGCTCTTCGACGTCTCGTCCTTCGACCCGTGGGTCTGGCCCGCGCTCGTGATCATCACCGATCTGTTCGATGCCTTTCAGCACGCCGACATCGACATGTCGCTCAACCATCCGCTGGCCACGGCGTTTGACTGGGTCTTCAACAACCCGGTCTTCCACAGCTGGCACCACTCCATCGACCCCGGCGCCCTGCACGGCAACTATGGCCAGGCGCTCACCATCTGGGACCGCATCTTCCAGACCCACGTTCCACACACGCGAAGCGCCACAGCTGTCGGCCTTCCTTCCGGCGAGCGCCTCCGCGGGACTTTGTGGGGCCTGCAGATGCTGCGCCCGGAAGGCGCAACGACGGCGCGCACGGAACACATCACCGCGTGACAGGGCGGTCTGCTATACTGTGAACATCTGACGAGGAGCCGAGCCCTTCCCCATGGCCGAAACCATCCTGGTCGTCGATGACGAAGAGGCAATTGTGGAGTTCGTCGAGATCAACCTGCGACGCGCTGGCTTCGACGTGATCAAGGCCTACACCGGAAACGACGGTGTCCTGGCCGTGAGAGAGGCGCGTCCCAGCCTCGTCGTGCTCGACATCATGCTGCCAGACATCGACGGGTTCCAGGTCTGCAGGGAGATACGTCGGTTCTCTTCGGTGCCCGTCATCATGCTCACGGCGCGCACCGAAGACAAGGACAAGATATCCGGCCTCGAGACGGGCGCCGACGCCTACCTCGTCAAGCCGTTCAACCCTGACGAGCTCATTGCCTGGATCCAGGCGGTGCTGCGACGCTTCACCCCCGCGGCGAGCGATCCCGCCAACGCGCCGCTGCTGTTCGGAGATCTCTCCATCGACGCCACCGCCCGAAAGGTCTGGCGCGGAAGCCGGCAGATCGAGCTGTCGCCTCGGGAGACCGAGCTGCTCATCTTCTTCGCGCGCAACACCGGGCGCATCTTCACGCGCGCAGAGCTCCGACGCGGCGTCTGGGGAGACGAGTTCCTCGAGGAGCGCAGCGTCGATGTCCATGTGCGTCGGCTACGCGAGAAGATCGGAGACGACGCCCTCGAGCCCCGCTACATCATTACCGTCTGGGGCACCGGATACAAAGCCAACCCTGACCTTGCCCCGAACGCGGAGTAGCGCGCGCCTGCGCCCCCTTCTCGGCTACGCCGCCTCCGCCGCCCGACCGGCTTCAGCGACCCATCTGACGACGGGAAGCCGCCTCAACAGCGCGTGACACAATGTACTCAGCGATACGCTCGGAGGCCCCTGGTGGCCCCATTCGATCATATCCCGCAGCCTGCATGCGGGCATAGCGCGACGGGTCTTCAAGTATGGCGCAGACCTCATCGGCCAAGGCCGCCCCGGCGCGGTCGACCACTGAAAGCGCATCGCCCAGCAACCCCTTCTGACGCGCGCGATACCAGCCCATCGGCTGCTTGCCGTCAGAGTCGAACGAGACCACGGGCTTGCCCATGCCCACGGCCTGCTCGTTGCCGGTTCCCGCCTGTCCGATGACCAGCTGGGCGGGCCTCACCACATCACCGAAACGACCCCGGACCAGGAGAAGGCGCTGTCCGTGGCCTTCCAGCAGACCCTCGCAACCGTCTCCTGCGAAGGCAGGGTCATCGCGCCACGACCAGCCCTGAGTGGCGGCAACACGAGCAAGCTCAGCCACATCGATGGAATCCGCTAGCGCCATCACATAGAACATGCGACGGCGCTGGCCCAGCAGCCGCGACGCGTCGAGGAGCACCGGCAGGTCTCGGAAGGCCACCTTTCGACTGCCCGGAAGGATGGCGACACAGGTTGCGTCACGCGGCACCGGCAGATCGTCAGCGGTCACGCCGAGGGAGTCCATCATGGCGTTCCCCACCCACCGGGCGTTCACCCCGTGCCCACGCAGCGTGGCCGCCGTGGGCTCATCGCGGGTGAAGACCGTGTCGCAGAACCGACGGAAGACGACACGCTCCAGCCAGGAGTAGGCATAGTAGTAGTTCGACTTCGCGGTGCCCACCATGATCACGGGCTCTCGCGCGAAAAGGGCACCGAAGAGCGTCGGAATCGTGTCTCCCACGGCAACCAGGGCGCCGAGACGCCCCCGCAGCCTTCGCAAGGTGCGGATCTGCTCGAGGGTCATGGCCCAGAGGCCGGCCCGCAGGTCGGTGAAGACATTCGACCAGCCGGCAAGGAGAAGCCCTCCGCTGGGCATGAGCTCGCGAGGCCCCACCGTCTCGATGCCCAGGCGCTGATAGGCCTGTCCCTCACCCACCAGCGGCATTGCGAAAACGCGAGGCGCGTTCTCCAGTCGCAGGATGTGCTCCACGACGCTTGCGGCAATGGTGTCTTCGCCGAAGCCATTGCTCAACACGAGGACGTCACCCGCGGGGAGGTGGGGAGCCACGGTCAGGCAACCCCCTCGGCTGCTCGATCGGCTTCTTCGACGCCGGCCCCCGCCATGGGCACGAGCGCGTAGTCGACGATCTCGATGCCCCCGCCCTCGTTCACGCGGAGGCGCATCTTGCCCACGAACCGACCATAGCTGCCCGTCTGAACGATGGCGGCGCCTCCGACGCGACGAGGAGTCTCGAGAAGCGTGTGCGAGTGCCCCCCCACGATGACATCGATGCCCGCCACGGCGCGGGCGATCTCACAATCAGCCTCGAATCCGCTGTGACTGAGCAGCACGAGAACGTCGACCTGCCCCCGGAGCGATGAGACCAGCGCGGGGAGCACGTCGAGGGGGCGTCGGAACTCAAATCCGAACAATGTCTGCCACAGGGAAGGTTCGAGGTACTGCACGGGAGTGAGGCCGAGGAAGCCGACGCGCGTTCCCCCCACGTCCTTGATCAGCGTCGGCTGCCACAGGTGGTTCACCTTGCCGCGAAGATCGCGCACGTTGGCGCACACGAAGGGAAACCCGACCTGGGCGCGACGACGGCGGAGCACCCCCCGCAGGTAGTTGAACTCTCGATTGCCGAACGCCATTGCGTCGTATCCGACGCGGCTCATGGCGTCGAGAATCGGCTCGTGAAGCCGAAAGACGGTATTCGAACCGCGAATGGCGTCGCCCGCGTCGACGAGCAGGGTAGAGGCGTCCCGCGGATACGCCTCGAGAAAGGGGAACACCGAACGACGATCGTGCATGTCGTTGGTGTGCAACAGGGTGAGCTCGCGTCGCATCAGCGCACGAAGTCCTTCCACCCGGCTTGTCGGATCAAGCACCGCCCCCAGAGGCTGCCGGCCCGGGTACGTCGTCGAAGCGCGAGAGCGCGCCGCCGCAGACCAGCGAGGCGCCCAGCACAGCGCCGAGCACGCCGCCGGGCAGCCCTCCGACCGTCTGCCCGCCGTAGACGAGCCCGAGAAGGGCAACCCAGGAGATCCACTGCGAGCGAACCGAGAAGAAGAGGGTCCGACCCAACGTGTATCCGAGAAGGCCCCCGATGATCCCGGCCTCGATGGCGCCCACCACGTTCCCGGATGGCGCCTCGGGGGGCACCCCGTTGCCATAGCCCGTCAGAAGGCCAAAGACGATTCCGAGCAGACTGAGGCCGATCTCGAGCTCTTTCTCCTGAGATCGAAGCAGAGGGCTCACGCCCGCGCTGCTGCGCGCCGGCTCGTCGTTGACGGAAGATGCGCTCTCCGGCGCCTCATCGTCGACCTCGGTGACCTCGGCCTCGATCTCGACGCCACTCGTCTCACCGGCGGCGCGCTTGCCCGCCGTGCCCGTCTTGCGAAACTTCTTGGACATGAAAAATCCCTTTCGTGCATCAGATCGACAGCGCTACGTCGACGATCTACCCGCGCAACACGAGCTCCCAGACGCGAGACTGCATGATGAGCTTGGCCAGCATCATGAAGATCATCACCGTGAACAAGGCGAGGGTGTGGATCTCGGCCGAGGAGATGACCCCCCACCGGAAGGTTCCCTGGCGGTGCGAGTAGGGGGTCAGACGGGGAAGCACCCGGGGAACGCTGGCAAGGTACTGCTGGTAGTCGTCCCCGAACATCTTCGAGAGATAGGCCTCTTCGAGCGGAATGATGATGCCGTACACCGTCACATAGCTGACGATCTGCACCGAGGCGAGAAGCCAGCGCAGCGACCAGTCGAGACCACCACACCCCACGATGACGAATCCGAACGCGGTGATGAAGTTGCCGACATACAGCGGATTGCGAACGTAGGCATAGGGCCCGGCAGTGACCAGCTGCGGCGCGATGACGCGACTCTCTCGCGTGGTGGTGCCGGAATAGCCGACGCCCCAGATGCGCAGCGCCTCTCCGAGCGCGGCCACCAGAAGGCCGAGAAGAAAGCTCTCCTTTGTCGGGCGGCAGAGCGCGAGAACGAGCGCCGCAGATGGAATCAAGACATAACCGCGCCAGCGAAAGACCCACTCTCTCATGCGGGCACCTCCAGTCGTACAGGTCTGCAAGCATCGAGGATCACATCAGCCATGCGATCGGAGGCCCCCTGGCCCTGCGTCAGGCTGCGCAGCTGCGCGCTCATCTCGGCGCGCCGCCGATCGCTCTGCAGCAGATCGGCCGCGACCCGGGAGATCTCGCCTGGCTCGTGCTCCACGCGAACCTCCGGAACCACCTCACGTTGCGCGAGCACGTTCGGAAGTGCGGTGAACTTGATCTTGCGAAGGATTCCCTTGAGAAGATGACGTCGGATGCGCGAGGCCAGCGGCATCATGCTCAGGAAGGCACCCAGTCCGCCCCGCGGGATTCGGGCGCGCCACGACATGGCCACCACCATGGGGCGTCCCAGGCAGGCCATCTCGGCGGTGTTCGTGCCGGGAATGGTGAGCAGCATGTCAGCCACGTTCATGAGATCGTACTGCTGGCCTTGAACCACGTTGATGCGCAGCCCTCTCTCGGTCTCTACGGTGAGACGGCCGTCATCGGCCACGATGAGCGTGCCGTTGCTGCCCGTGAGATAGGGCGACGACTGTGCCACGAGGCAGCGACGCAGCTCATCGTGTGAGATGAACGGTGAGAGGGCGAGCGCGAACTGCACGTTCGGCACGTCACGGGCCAGATCTTCGGCCACCCGGAGGAAGACCGAAAGGCTTGCCTGCACGTGATAGCTCCGGCTGCCGGGGAAGATGCCCACCGTGAGGGCGTCTTCACGCAGCTGCCACTGTCGCAGCGCCTGGGTGCGGCTGAGCTTGGGGCGAACGGCCTCGAACATCAGGTTGCCCACCAGCTGCACCTTGCTCTCCGGGACCCCTGCGTTGACGAGGTCAGCCCGCGTCTTCGCGTCGGCGACACAGATCTGGCGGAAGTAGCGCCCCCACGACGATGGCCGATCGGTGTAGGCCACCGCGGGGAAGCCAAGCTTGCGCGCCATGAGAACAGCGTGCCAGTAGTCACCGCCGAGGAACACCACGACCCCGTCGTTGGCAGGACGGTAACGCGACTCACCGATGCCGGAGAGGTAGGAGAGAAACTCGCGCGGTGACAGCACCAGATCGACATCAGACCACGAATCAGCGATCTCGGCCTCACGCCCGCTGGCGTATGGACAAGGGACGAGCATCACGATGATGCGCGCGCTCGCGGATCTCTGTCGAACCTTCTCGACGGTCACCCGAACCCAGGAAGACAGCTCTCCAGGACTGTTCGTGATGACGACCACATCAGGGCCCATTGGAGATTGTCTCCCAGATGTACTCAGCGACCCGGTCGATGGCGCCCGGGCGGCCGAGTTCATTCTTGACCTTCAAAAGGTTGTCCTTCATCTCTGCAAGCCGCACCGGGTCTGTGAGGAGCGCCATTGCCTCCGCGCAGATGCGTGCCGGACTGGCGTCGTGCTGAATGAGCTCAGGAACCACCTTGCGCTGGAGCACGAGGTTGGGCAGCCCCATGAAGGTGAAGTCGGTGAGGACGAACTGCGCCAGGAAATAGTCGAATCGCGCCAGGCGGTACACCAGTATCATGGGCGTCTCGTGTATCACGGCTTCGAGGCTGGCGCTGCCGCTGGTCATGATCAGCAGGTCGGCCACGGTCATGACCGCATTGCTTCCCCCCTCGACCACGGTGAGCGACAATCCCGGCGCGTGGCGAGCCGCGGTCTTTCTCACGAGAGCAGACAGGCCGGGCGAGGCCACGGGAACCAGGAAGTGCACGTCGGGCAGCGAGCGGGCGAGGCGCGCCGCGGCTTCGAAGATGCTCGGGCTGATGCGCGAGATCTCCGCCCTTCGACTTCCGGGAAGAAGACCGACATAGCGCCGGCCCGCGGGCAGCCCAAGGCGGGCGATCACCTCATCACGAGGGCCCTCGGGAACGACGGTGTCGAGAAAGGGGTGGCCGAAATAGGCCACGGGCTGGTTTGCCTGCTGGAACATGCGCTCGGTGTAGGCAAACGTGGCCACGACGTGATCGACACGCCGCGCCACGGTTCTCACCCGCTCCGGGTTCTTCGTCCAGGCAGACGGGGGAAAGTAGTAGAGCGTGCGCAATCCCAGGTTTCGCGCAACCTTGGCCAGGCGCATGTTGAATCCGGGGCAGTCGATGAGCACCACCAGATCAGGTCGGGAGCGCGCCACCACGTTGCACAGCCTGCGCCAGATCATCCACAGGAGCGGGAGGCGAACCAGGGCATCCCAGATGCCGATGAAGCCCCAGGTCGAGCTGTCTTCGAGCAGCCGAGCACCCGTGGCACGGATGCGCTCAGCCCCCACCGCCTCGATCTCGAGTGTGGGGTCGACGCGCCAGAGCGCTTCGATGAGCCTGGCGCCCTGAAGATCGCCGGAAGCCTCCCCCGTCACGATCAGCATGCGCAGGGGCCTGCCGCGACGGCCAGAACCTTCCCCGCCTTCCGCCGGGCGAAGCCCGTCGACGCTCGGGGTCTCGTGATCAGGCACGCCCGTCAGTCCGTGACCGGCGTTCCTTCGCGGTGCGCCTCGCCGCGATGCTGCCGGCCATTCCCGTTGCGCTCGGCGAAGCGCATCAGCACGCCCATGCGAGACTTCTGGCCCATGAACGAGACCAGATGCTCGATCTCTGGATAGAGGTGAACCTGCTGCCGCACAGCCTCGAGAGCCTCCGGGAGGTTCAGGCCGCTGCGGGTGATGAGACGAAACGCCTGGCGCAGGGCCGCGCGCACATTGGGCTTGATGCCGCGACGCTTGAGGCCGATGCTGTTGATCTCGTAGATTCTTGCGGGCTGGCCGTCGACAATGGAGTAGGGCGGGATGTCCTTGATGACCTTGGCGGCGCCTCCGACCATGGCCATGGTCCCGATGCGGACGAACTGGTGCACCCCCGCCATGCCGCCGAGCACAACGAAGTCCTCGATCTCGACGTGGCCCGCCAGCCCGGAGTAGTTGGTCATGATGATGCCGTTGCCGAGCACGCAGTTGTGGGCGACGTGGGTGTACGCCATGAGGAGATTGTCATTGCCCACCACCGTGGCCCCGAGATGGTTGTAAGCCCGGTTGATGGTCACATACTCGCGGATGACGTTGCGGTCACCGATGCGCACGTGCGACTCCTCGCCGCGATAGCGAAGGTCTTGAGGCGCGGTTCCGAGGATGGCGCCGGCGTGGATCTCGTTGTCAGCCCCGA includes:
- a CDS encoding 4'-phosphopantetheinyl transferase superfamily protein; the protein is RPRCTPLERARSASLAPRDLCPTMSEDMAWKPGPSSPRPRGDEIHLWRARQDRPPRPHDELARHLSPEEQARAARFAFARLTEQFIVAHAFVRDVLGAYLGVAPVEVPIEIDAQGKPHLRGSDLRFNLSHSANLAVLAVGTRELGVDVEQIRGDVLRERIAERFFSALEVQALNALPAEQQAAGFFSCWTRKEAYLKALGTGLRIALDRFDVSLGPDEPARLIADRGNDDLQAWKLAAFTPDRAFRGAVVARGHDWSLRGFDWSGPL
- a CDS encoding glycogen/starch/alpha-glucan phosphorylase, with protein sequence MALKTSKENGKAKEFEGIEDDRTTMDERGLRRAYLDNLHYIQGKDEFTATAHDRFMALAYTVRDRLMHRWIAAQRAYADADAKRVYYLSAEFLMGRSTYNNLINLGMADVMRDALRDLGLDLTDLLEEEPDAGLGNGGLGRLAACFLDSMATLQLPGGGYGIRYEFGIFDQEIRDGRQVELPDQWLKNGNPWEIVRPERSVMVSFGGHTEMASDENGGFSVQWVPAQTVVGVAYDTPISGFQVANANTLRLWRARAFQEFNLQEFDQGDYLAAVEEKAISENISKVLYPNDNSAQGRQLRLKQQYFFVACSLSDIIRRYLNVHQNFKAFSDKIAIQLNDTHPSIAVAELMRLFIDVHKLPWDEAWQITVNTFGYTNHTLLAEALETWPIDLFGSLLPRHLEIIYEINARFLEQVKKRFPGDNARLGRMSLIAEGSEKRIRMAHLATVGAHSVNGVAALHTELLQQSVLHDFYEMWPERFNNKTNGVTPRRWLLECNPRLSKEITTRIGDRWPAHLDELEKLQPFADKRPFRDRLRQIKRDNKKDLARYIKDHLDIDIDTSSMFDVMVKRLHEYKRQHLNVLHIITRYLRLKHNPDLEVVPRTFIFGAKAAPGYFMAKLIIKLINAVADVVNNDPAVNGRYKVVFMPNYRVSLAERIFPAADLSEQISTAGKEASGTSNMKFAMNGALTIGTLDGANVEIRDAVGHENFFLFGLRAEEVAHLKSFGYDPREPLAHNDELRDVINAISTGLFSPDEPDLFRPLVDDLINHDPYMVLWDYASYIRCQEEVDAVFRSPDEWARRAAINVARMGRFSSDRAIQQYADDIWKINPVNVKLNGSNV
- a CDS encoding translation initiation factor IF-3, yielding MRVNQEIRARDVRVIDDQGQQLGVLSLREAQRLADEREKDLVEISPTADPPVCRMMDYGRFKYEQSKKDREAKAKRKLVELREVTMRPKIDEHDFQVKYRMARRLLEDGDKVKVTIRFRGREMAHPELAMGLLERLFQELAGFAVQERAPRMEGRFMHMILAPREAARTEAAPAPQAAAAPPPRPRPAASGQQAPAAQ
- a CDS encoding fatty acid hydroxylase family protein — translated: MRGTGQDGRDLFTGRQIPSRRAPQRRIGAGRQGTRVEEEDGPAREHDRHALLRQPAAHLCADARMGHMVIALVHGLIIALFLGLGARWPRSGGRGLTADTLLNLANGALLFGLRTLFVTWAAMSIDLPRCDLSSVKGFGPQLLVVFLISDFTRYWVHYLHHRIPLLWRFHAVHHSTSRLDATAGLRMHLVDFVQLSLIPVVLFGVLFDVSSFDPWVWPALVIITDLFDAFQHADIDMSLNHPLATAFDWVFNNPVFHSWHHSIDPGALHGNYGQALTIWDRIFQTHVPHTRSATAVGLPSGERLRGTLWGLQMLRPEGATTARTEHITA
- a CDS encoding DNA-binding response regulator; the encoded protein is MAETILVVDDEEAIVEFVEINLRRAGFDVIKAYTGNDGVLAVREARPSLVVLDIMLPDIDGFQVCREIRRFSSVPVIMLTARTEDKDKISGLETGADAYLVKPFNPDELIAWIQAVLRRFTPAASDPANAPLLFGDLSIDATARKVWRGSRQIELSPRETELLIFFARNTGRIFTRAELRRGVWGDEFLEERSVDVHVRRLREKIGDDALEPRYIITVWGTGYKANPDLAPNAE
- a CDS encoding isoprenylcysteine carboxylmethyltransferase family protein, with translation MREWVFRWRGYVLIPSAALVLALCRPTKESFLLGLLVAALGEALRIWGVGYSGTTTRESRVIAPQLVTAGPYAYVRNPLYVGNFITAFGFVIVGCGGLDWSLRWLLASVQIVSYVTVYGIIIPLEEAYLSKMFGDDYQQYLASVPRVLPRLTPYSHRQGTFRWGVISSAEIHTLALFTVMIFMMLAKLIMQSRVWELVLRG
- a CDS encoding lipid-A-disaccharide synthase gives rise to the protein MPDHETPSVDGLRPAEGGEGSGRRGRPLRMLIVTGEASGDLQGARLIEALWRVDPTLEIEAVGAERIRATGARLLEDSSTWGFIGIWDALVRLPLLWMIWRRLCNVVARSRPDLVVLIDCPGFNMRLAKVARNLGLRTLYYFPPSAWTKNPERVRTVARRVDHVVATFAYTERMFQQANQPVAYFGHPFLDTVVPEGPRDEVIARLGLPAGRRYVGLLPGSRRAEISRISPSIFEAAARLARSLPDVHFLVPVASPGLSALVRKTAARHAPGLSLTVVEGGSNAVMTVADLLIMTSGSASLEAVIHETPMILVYRLARFDYFLAQFVLTDFTFMGLPNLVLQRKVVPELIQHDASPARICAEAMALLTDPVRLAEMKDNLLKVKNELGRPGAIDRVAEYIWETISNGP
- a CDS encoding acyl-ACP--UDP-N-acetylglucosamine O-acyltransferase, giving the protein MAFDVHPTAQIHPEAQLDKSVRVGAFTVIGPHVVIGPNTRIASHVVIDGWTRIGADNEIHAGAILGTAPQDLRYRGEESHVRIGDRNVIREYVTINRAYNHLGATVVGNDNLLMAYTHVAHNCVLGNGIIMTNYSGLAGHVEIEDFVVLGGMAGVHQFVRIGTMAMVGGAAKVIKDIPPYSIVDGQPARIYEINSIGLKRRGIKPNVRAALRQAFRLITRSGLNLPEALEAVRQQVHLYPEIEHLVSFMGQKSRMGVLMRFAERNGNGRQHRGEAHREGTPVTD